CGTGATGCTGGTTCCCGACACGATCCAGCCGGCGGTCTACGAAGCGATCAAGGACGGCCTGGAGGCCGGCGACACCCTCCAGTTCGCCCACGGATTCAACATCCACTACGGACAGATCGAGCCCGACGAGGACGTCGACGTGACGATGGTCGCGCCGAAGTCCCCGGGCCACCTGGTCCGGCGGACCTACGAGCGCGGCGAGGGAACGCCCGGCCTGATGGCGGTCTATCAGGACGCGACCGGCAACGCCGAAGCCGAGGCCCTGGCCTACGCGAAGGCGCTGGGCTGTACCCGAGCGGGCGTCATCGGGACGACCTTCCAGGAGGAAGTCGAGACCGACCTCTTCGGCGAGCAGGCCGTCCTCTGTGGCGGCGTCACCGAGATGGTCAAGGCCGGCTTCGAGACGCTGGTCGACGCCGGCTACGCGCCGGAGATGGCCTACTTCGAGTGTCTGAACGAACTCAAACTCATCGTCGATCTGATGTACGAGGGCGGCAACATGGAGATGTGGAACTCCGTCTCCGACACCGCCGAGTACGGCGGACTCACCCGCGGTGAGGAAGTCATCAACCGCGAGGGGATGGAAGAAATCCTCGAAGACGTCCAGAACGGCGAGTTCGCCCGGGAGTGGATCAACGAGAACCAGGCCAACCGGCCGTCCTACAAGCAGTACCGGGCCGCAGAGCAGAGCCACCAGGTCGAGCAGGTCGGCGGCGAACTGCGGAAACTGTTCGCCTGGGACGACGAGGAAGAAGCATCCGAAGAAGTACCCGCAGATGACTAATCACGGACGTAGCTCCGCCACAACGGAGATCACAGCATGAGCAACGGCACGCTGTACGACAAGGTGTGGGACCGACACAAAGTAACGACCCTGCCCAACGGGCAGGACCAGCTGTTCGTCGGCCTCCACCTCATCCACGAGGTCACGAGCCCGCAAGCGTTCGGGATGCTGAAAGAGCGCGGACTGGAAGTCGCACGCCCCGATCTGACTCACGCGACGGTCGACCACATCGTCCCGACGGCGAACCAGGACCGGCCCTACGCCGACGACGCGGCCGAACGGATGATGGCTGAACTGGAGGAGAACGTCCGGGACGCCGGTATCGAGTTCTCGGACCCGACGACCGGTAACCAGGGGATCGTCCACGTCATCGGGCCGGAGCAAGGGATCACCCAGCCCGGGAAGACCATCGTCTGTGGCGACAGCCACACCTCGACTCACGGCGCGTTCGGCGCGCTCGCGTTCGGGATCGGGACCAGCCAGATCCGGGACGTGCTGGCGACCCAGACGATCGCCATGGAGAAACAGAAGGTCCGGAAGATCGAGGTCAACGGCGAACTCGGCGAGGGCGTCGAGGCCAAGGACATCATCTTAGAGATCATCCGTCGGCTCGGGACCGAAGGCGGTGTCGGCTACGTCTACGAGTACGCCGGCGAAGCCATCGAGAACCTCGGGATGGAAGGACGGATGTCGATCTGTAACATGTCCATCGAGGGCGGCGCTCGCGCGGGCTACGTCAACCCCGACGAGACCACCTACGAGTGGCTCGAAGCGACCGACTACTTCCAGGAGAACCCCGAGAAGTTCGAGGAACTCAAACCGTACTGGGAGTCCATCCGATCCGACGAGGACGCCGAGTACGACGACGTCGTCGAGATCGACGCGAGCGAACTGGACCCCGTCGTCACCTGGGGGACCACGCCCGGCCAGGGCATCGGCATCGACGACCCGATTCCCGAGCCCGAATCGCTGGCCGACGACAAGGTCGACACCGCCCGCCGCGCACAGAAGCACATGCGCGTCGAACCCGGCGAGACCATGAACGGCTACGAGATCGACGTGGCGTTCCTGGGTTCCTGTACCAACGCCCGGCTGCCCGACCTGCGCCGCGCGGCCCGCATCGTCAAGGGCCGCGAAGTCGACGACGACGTGCGCGCGTTCGTCGTCCCCGGCAGCCAGCGCGTCCAACAGGCCGCCAAGGAGGAAGGGCTCAAGGACGTCTTCGAGGCGGCCGGCTTCGAGTGGCGTAACGCCGGCTGTTCGATGTGTCTGGGCATGAACGAGGACCAGCTGGAGGGGGACGAGGCCTGTGCCAGCTCCTCGAACCGGAACTTCGTCGGCCGCCAGGGTAGCAAGGACGGCCGGACGGTGCTGATGAACCCACGTATGGTGGCCGCGGCGGCCATCACCGGGGAGGTCTCCGACGTGCGCGATCTGAAGGAGGTGAACCTGGCGTGACCGACGCTACCGAGGAGATCCCCGAAGTCGATTACGTCGAGGGGAGCGGCATCCCGATCCGCGGGAACGACATCGACACCGACCAGATCATCCCCGCGCGGTTCATGAAGGTCGTCACCTTCGACGGCCTGGGCGAGTTCGCCTTCTTCGATCTGCGGTTCGACGACGAGGACAACCAGAAGGACCACCCGATGAACGAGGAGCGGTTCCAGGACGCCAACGTCATGGTCGTCAACAACAACTTCGGCTGTGGCTCCTCGCGCGAACACGCCCCCCAGGCGCTGATGCGCTGGGGCATCGACGCGATCATCGGCGAAGGGTTCGCCGAGATCTTCGCCGGGAACTGCCTGGCACTGGGGATTCCGACGGTGACCGCGGACCACGAGACGATCAACGCGCTCCAGCAGTGGGTCGAGGACAACCCCGACAAGGAGATCGAGGTCGACGTGGCCGCCGAGACCGTCAGGTACGGCGGCAACGAGATCTCCGTCAGCGTCGACGACGCCCAGCGGCAGGCGCTCGTCGAGGGGATCTGGGACACCACTGCGCTGATGAAGGCGAACCGGAACGCGATCGAGGAGACGGCGGCGAACCTGCCGTACCTCGACCAGACCCGGTCCGACGTCGAGGCTGACGACTGAATCGGGCCGTTTTTTCGAGTGGGACGGGTCGTGATGCAAAGACCCATCTACCGTCGGGTCGCCTCTCCGACATGGAGCGGATACGCGAGATCCACATCGCCCCGCTGGGTCACGAACGCGACCGCATCGTCGAGCCCATCCGGGAACACAACGCCGACACCGTCTACCTGCTCAACCAGAGCGAGCGCAGGCAGCGGTTCACGGCGTACCAGCAGGCGCTCGTCGAGGATCTCGAAGCCGATGGCATCAGTATCGACATCCACGAGACCGACCTCCACGATCTCTACGACGTGTTAGCGGTCGTGACGACGCTCACGGCCGATCACTCCGACGATATCGTCCGTGTCAACGTCTCCAGCGGCCCGAAACTGGCGGCGATCGGGAGCGCTATCGCCTGCATGGCGACGGCAGCGACGGCCTACTACGTCCACCCGGAGCGCCACGTTCCGCCGGTCGCCGAAGAACCGCTCACACGGGGAATGCAGAACGCGGAAGTGTTGCCGTCCTATCCGATCGAAACCATCTCCCGCGATCAGGTCGCGGTACTGGACTACCTCGACCGAACGAACTCCGAGAGCTACACCGCTAAAAAGAAAGACCTCATCGAGTTCGCCGAGGAAGCCGGCCTGGCGTTCATCGACGACGCCGACCCGGCCAACGACAAGGCGAAGTTCGCGCTGTTGAACGCGAACATCGTCGATCCGTTGATCGAGGACGGCTATATTGCCGTCCGCGAGGTCGGACGCACGAAACAGATCACGCTCACCGAGACCGGACGCAACGTCCTCCACGCGTTCCGTCACAAGCTCTGATCGGGCCACAGTCTGTCGCTTCGGTCCGTCGTCAACGGGGTTCAGATACTCCGCCGATGAAGAACGTTCCAATAGTATAGACTGTTTTGATACTATCAGTTGTATCGATAGTATCTGGATAGAACGTACATACTGATCCCTCGAATCAATGGATGCGCACGGGTCGGCGACGACCCGTCGTCGGGTGCCCACCCTCTTCGGCCCTCCAACGCGGGCACCCCGGCGGCGTCGCCACCCCGCGCCCGCTCTCACTGCGTGCGGTGGGAGTGTGCCTCTGACACGCACGACGGGCCTTCGCCCGAGGCCCGTTCGGTCCACTGACGGTCCCCCTGACGCTACGACGAGTCCAGTCGACCGCGGCGTTTTTCTCGATTCACCGTGAACTGCCGACAGTGACACAGCACGGTCCCCTGGTCCCGCTACTCGGCCTGCTACTCGGGGCGACTGTCGGCTCGCTCGTCCTCTGGATCGCACTCGACGCTCGGACCAGAGACGAGAACCCGCTTCTGTGGGGGCTCCTCTCTCTCCCACTGTACCCGGTATTCCCACTGGCGTTCTATCTACTGCGCCGTCGGAGTGCCCGCGTCCGTCTGCCCGACGGTCGGTATTACCTCGCCAGAGCGGCAGCCGTCGGGACCGTCCTCTCTCTGGCAGTCGCGGCCCTCGCAGCACCGCCGGACCCGTTCACCCTGGTTACGTACTGGCTCGTCGCCGCGCCGGTCGTCGTCGCGGGGCTGTACGTCTTCGATCGGCACCGCCGACAGGCACAGACGACGGGCGCGCTGTAAGGGGACCTACCCACGAACCAGGACCGCGGACCGCGGAAAACCGAACCACTTTCACTCTCCGCTCGTCTCTGCTGGAACATGACACACGAGATCGCCGTCATCCCCGGCGACGGGATCGGCCAGGAGGTCACGCCCGCTGCCGTCGAGGTACTGGAGGCAATCGAGACAGTCGACTTCGAGTTCGTCGAAGGCGACGCCGGTGACGCCGTCAAAGCCGAGACAGGGACGGCACTCCCCGAGGCGACCGCGGCGCTCGCTGCCGACGCCGATGCGACGCTGTTCGGTGCGGCCGGCGAGACGGCCGCGGACGTGATCCTCCCGCTGCGGCAGGTCGTCGGGTCGTTCGCCAACGTCCGCCCAGCGGTCGCGTACCCGGCACTCGACGCTGTCCAGCCCGACACCGACCTCGTGTTCATCCGGGAGAACACCGAAGGCGTCTACAAGGGCATCGAGAGCGAGATCACCGACGGTGTGACCACCTGTACCCGCGTCATCACCGAAGAAGCGTCAGAGAAGATCGCCGAGTTCGGCTTCGACTACGCCCGGCAGAACGGCTTCGACGACGTGACGATCGCCCACAAGGCAAACGTCATGCAGAAGACCGACGGTCTGTTCCTGGAGACGGCCGAGCGGGTCGGGGCGGATCTCGACGCGGAGTACGATACGGCCCTGATGGACGCGCTGGCGATGCATCTGGTGATGCATCCCGAGGACTACGGTGTGGTCGTCTGTCCGAATCTCGCGGGCGACATGCTCTCGGACCTGGCGGCGGGACTGGTCGGCGGGCTCGGTCTGCTCCCGTCGGCGAACGTCGGCGAGGAGAACGCGCTGTTCGAACCGGTCCACGGCTCCGCACCGGACATCGCGGGCGAAGGGATCGCCAACCCCTCGGCGATGGTCCTCTCGGCAGCGATGCTGCTGGATCACCTCGGATACGACGAAGAAGGGGATCGGGTCCGGGAGGCTGTCGAGACGGTGTTGGACGAGGGTCCCCGGACGCCGGATCTCGGTGGCGACGGCAGTACCGAGGAAGTCACCGCTGCGATCCTGGATGCGCTGTAACCGAGCAGAAACAGTCAGTATCCGATAGAAAAGCGTAAAACCGGAGCGAAACGATCACTAGCAAGAGGATGCTCCCGGCCGAGCGCAAACGGACGATCGTCCGACTGGTGACCGAGCGAGACGGCTGCTCAGTCGCGGAACTAGCGGCGGAACTGGATT
Above is a window of Haloarcula halophila DNA encoding:
- the ilvC gene encoding ketol-acid reductoisomerase, whose translation is MTDISAPVYYDDDADVSTIETETVAVLGYGSQGHAHALNLNDSGIDVIVGLREDSDSWAEAEDAGLRVETPDVAAAAADRVVMLVPDTIQPAVYEAIKDGLEAGDTLQFAHGFNIHYGQIEPDEDVDVTMVAPKSPGHLVRRTYERGEGTPGLMAVYQDATGNAEAEALAYAKALGCTRAGVIGTTFQEEVETDLFGEQAVLCGGVTEMVKAGFETLVDAGYAPEMAYFECLNELKLIVDLMYEGGNMEMWNSVSDTAEYGGLTRGEEVINREGMEEILEDVQNGEFAREWINENQANRPSYKQYRAAEQSHQVEQVGGELRKLFAWDDEEEASEEVPADD
- the leuC gene encoding 3-isopropylmalate dehydratase large subunit codes for the protein MSNGTLYDKVWDRHKVTTLPNGQDQLFVGLHLIHEVTSPQAFGMLKERGLEVARPDLTHATVDHIVPTANQDRPYADDAAERMMAELEENVRDAGIEFSDPTTGNQGIVHVIGPEQGITQPGKTIVCGDSHTSTHGAFGALAFGIGTSQIRDVLATQTIAMEKQKVRKIEVNGELGEGVEAKDIILEIIRRLGTEGGVGYVYEYAGEAIENLGMEGRMSICNMSIEGGARAGYVNPDETTYEWLEATDYFQENPEKFEELKPYWESIRSDEDAEYDDVVEIDASELDPVVTWGTTPGQGIGIDDPIPEPESLADDKVDTARRAQKHMRVEPGETMNGYEIDVAFLGSCTNARLPDLRRAARIVKGREVDDDVRAFVVPGSQRVQQAAKEEGLKDVFEAAGFEWRNAGCSMCLGMNEDQLEGDEACASSSNRNFVGRQGSKDGRTVLMNPRMVAAAAITGEVSDVRDLKEVNLA
- the leuD gene encoding 3-isopropylmalate dehydratase small subunit, with the protein product MTDATEEIPEVDYVEGSGIPIRGNDIDTDQIIPARFMKVVTFDGLGEFAFFDLRFDDEDNQKDHPMNEERFQDANVMVVNNNFGCGSSREHAPQALMRWGIDAIIGEGFAEIFAGNCLALGIPTVTADHETINALQQWVEDNPDKEIEVDVAAETVRYGGNEISVSVDDAQRQALVEGIWDTTALMKANRNAIEETAANLPYLDQTRSDVEADD
- a CDS encoding DUF6293 family protein, with the translated sequence MERIREIHIAPLGHERDRIVEPIREHNADTVYLLNQSERRQRFTAYQQALVEDLEADGISIDIHETDLHDLYDVLAVVTTLTADHSDDIVRVNVSSGPKLAAIGSAIACMATAATAYYVHPERHVPPVAEEPLTRGMQNAEVLPSYPIETISRDQVAVLDYLDRTNSESYTAKKKDLIEFAEEAGLAFIDDADPANDKAKFALLNANIVDPLIEDGYIAVREVGRTKQITLTETGRNVLHAFRHKL
- a CDS encoding isocitrate/isopropylmalate dehydrogenase family protein, with amino-acid sequence MTHEIAVIPGDGIGQEVTPAAVEVLEAIETVDFEFVEGDAGDAVKAETGTALPEATAALAADADATLFGAAGETAADVILPLRQVVGSFANVRPAVAYPALDAVQPDTDLVFIRENTEGVYKGIESEITDGVTTCTRVITEEASEKIAEFGFDYARQNGFDDVTIAHKANVMQKTDGLFLETAERVGADLDAEYDTALMDALAMHLVMHPEDYGVVVCPNLAGDMLSDLAAGLVGGLGLLPSANVGEENALFEPVHGSAPDIAGEGIANPSAMVLSAAMLLDHLGYDEEGDRVREAVETVLDEGPRTPDLGGDGSTEEVTAAILDAL